The Salinirubellus salinus genome segment ACCGGCATCAAGCAGGCGACCGAGGTCGCCGCGCTCGCCCGCCAGCACGGCGCGGAGTTCGTCCCGCACACGTGGACGAACGCGCTCGGCTTCGCCGCGAACCTCCACGTCGTCACGGCCGTCGACTCCCCGTGGGTCGAGTACCCGATGGAGCCGCCGTGGACGCCCGAGGTGTGGGGGTTCATGCTCGAGGACCCGGACGTGTTCGCCCACGAGGACGGGAGGCTGGCGGCGCCGGAGCAGCCGGGGCTGGGCGTGGAGATAGACGAGTCGGTGTTCGAGGACGCGGAGTAGGCGCGCCCACCAGCAAATAGCGGCCCGACCGACCCACTTTTGCCCGGGCCACGCCTGCCGCCGACAATGGCAGACCTCTCGCTCCCCGCCAATCCCGAGGCTCCCGACGTGGCCGACGACGGCGTCTGGCTCACCTGCATCGAGTGCGGTCACGACCACGCGCCGTTCGACGAGATAATCTACACCTGCACGGAGTGCGGCGGCCTGCTGGAGGCGCGCTACGACTCCTATCCCACCTTCGACCAGTTCGAGGGGCGGACGAGCGTCTGGCGCTACAGCGCCGCCCTGCCGTTCGAGGAGGGTGTCACGCTCCCCGAGGGCGGCACCCCGCTCCACCGCGTCCCGCGCCTCGAGGAGGAGGTCGGGGTCCGCAACCTCCGCATCAAGCACGAGGGGATGAACCCCACCGGGTCGTTCAAGGACCGCGGGATGACCGTCGGCGTCCGCGTGGCACAGGAACTGGGCGTCGACCGCCTCGCGTGTGCCTCGACCGGGAACACGTCCGCCGCGCTCGCGGCCTACGGCGGGCGTGCCGGACTGGAGACGCTCGTCCTGCTGCCGGCCGGGAAGGTCGCGGCCGGGAAGATCGCGCAGGCAGCGCTCCACGGCGCCCGTATCCTCGAGGTGGACGGCAACTTCGACGCCTGTCTCGACCGCGTGCAGGACCTCGCGGACCGTGGGGAGGCGTACCTCCTGAACTCGCTCAACCCGTTCCGGCTGGAGGGCCAGAAGACCATCGGCCTCGAGATACTGGAGGAGTTCCGCGACGACGAGGGGCGGTTCCCGGACCGCATCGTCCTCCCGGTCGGCAACGCGGGCAACACCGCCGCGCTCTACAAGTGCTTCCGCGAGCTGGTCGCCGGCGGTGACCTCGCGCCCGGCGACGTGCCGAAGTTGACGGGCGTGCAGGCGGAGGGCGCCGCACCGATGGTCGAGGCCATCCGCGAGGGCCGCGAGGAGACCCGCCGCTGGGAGGAGGTCGAGACCATCGCCACCGCCATCCGCATCGGGAACCCCGTCAACGCGCCGAAGGCCCTGCCGGGCATCCGCGAGACGGGCGGCACCGCCGTCGCCGTGAGCGACGACGAGATAACCGACGCCCAGCGCTCGCTCGCGGCCGAGGGGGTCGGCGTCGAACCCGCCTCAGCCGCCAGCGTCGCCGGACTGCGGAAGCTCCGCGAGTCCGGCGAGGTCGACGCCGGCGAGGACGTGGTCTGTCTCACCACCGGCCACCTGCTGAAGGACCCCGACGCGGCCGCCGCGGCTGGGAGCGACCCACAGCCGGTCCCGAACGACACCGACGCCATCCTCCGGCACCTCGCCGGGCAGTCCGTGGGCGGGGGCCTGCTCGGGAAGGTCCGGTCGCTGTTCTGAGCCGGACGAGCGCGGTTCCACCCGAAACGGAGGCGTGCGCACGTCACACGGTCGTCTGACGTAGTTATTTGAGCTTTCGTCTCTCTCACAGGAACATGTCATCGAGTGACTCGGCCACCCCCTTCGTCCGGACCACCGGGCTGGAGAATGGGACGGTACCCACGCGGCGCGAGGAAGTCCTCGACAGCGAGGTGCGACGGCTCCGCGGCAAGGTCGCGGCCCTGCAGGACGAACTCGCGGCGCGCGACGAGCGCATCGAGGCGCTGGAAGCCGAACTCGCCACGAAGCGCGACGAACTCGAGAGCGCCCAGCAGTGGGCCCACTTCCTCGACCGGGAACTGACCGAACACCGCGAGACGGTCGACCGGCTGGAGTCGCGCGTCGACGCGCTCGAATCGGACGGGAGCGGGGAACCGAGCGGCCTACTCGGCCGTCTCCGCGCGCTGTTCTAGGTCGACGACCGCCGTCTCACCGTCGGCAACTGCGACCTCGCGCTCTCCGAACGACCCCTTCAGCACCAGCGTCGCGTCCCCGTCCGTCTCGGCCCGGAGGTAGAGCGGTTCCGTGGGGTCGACGCCGGGGCGCTCGACCCACAGCGTCGCCCGGTCGACGCCGGAGAGGCGCACGCCGAGTGCGTTCGCGGGCGGGTGGTGGGCGTCCTCGTCCGGCACCTCCCACCGTATCCCCCGCTTCGTGTGCGGGAGTGGGGTCGCCCCCGTCGAGGTGTAGGACTTGCGCTCTGGCTCGGCGTACCCCCTCGCGTAGCAGGTGGCGTCGACCAGCCCGGAGTCACGACCCTCGCGCACCTCGATGTCCCGCACCCAGTAGGCGCCGTCGTGCCGGAGGTTCAGGTCCGGGTGGTCGTGGTCCAACACCCGTCGGTAGGTCACCCGGGCGGGTGACTCGGGGACCCGCCCCTTCGAGAGGTAGCGGCCGCCGCGCGACCAGTTGTCCCGCAACACGAGCAGGAGGTGGGTGCCGGTGAACAGCTCGAGCTGGTGGCGGTAGCCGTGCGAGCGCAGCCGCTCGGCGTAGTTCGTCGGCGCGAGCAGCGGCACCAGCGGGTCGACGATGCCGTTCCAGAGCAGCATCGGGACGTGTCGGAGGTTCTCCGTGATTCGCAGGGCGTTCTCGGGTTCCTCGCTGAAGATACCCAGCAGTTCGCCCCGGTCACCACCGCCGAACAGTCTGCGGGTGACGAGGCCGGGCGCCCGCAGGAGGTTGTTCGTCGGCCCCTCGACGGGGTCCTCCGTCGGTGGCCCCACGACGGCGAACCCACGGCCGAACAGGTCCGGGTACTTCGCCGCCAGCACGAGCGTGCCGTACCCGCCCATGGAGTAGCCCGAGAGCGTCACGCGCGAGCGGTCGATGGGGTAGCGTCGCTCCACGTCGCGCCACGCCTCGAACACGTCGAGTTCGGCCTCGCGCTGGAACCACCCGACCGGCCCGCGGGTCTGTGGGACGAGCACTGCCGCCCCGTACTCCTCGCCCAGCTGCGTGACGTAGTTCGGCGTGTAGATACCGTACTGGTTGTACGAGCACCCGAGCGAGTGACAGAGCAGGACCATCGGGAGGTCCGCCTCGGCGTTCGGGTCGTACGCCGACGGGACGTAGAGCGCGTAGGGCTGGATGCGGCCGCCGAGGAAGTTCTCGTCGGGGTCACGGCCCTCGCCGAACTCGTAGCGCGACGGGTAGAGACAGTTGAGGTAGCCCGTCCGGGGCACGCCCGAGCGGTCCGTCTCGTCCGACTCGAGGACCGCGAAGTCCACGTCCGCGTGGAGTTCGGAGACGTTCCGGTTGGTCAGCGCGCGGGCCTGCCTGTGTTCGCGCCACGCCCCGTAGCCGAGGTCGCGGGGGCCGCCCGAGCGCACCACGTCCAGCAGTTCCCGGCCGAGGTCGAGCGCGTCGTGCAGCGGCGCGCCGAACGGCTCCTCGAACCGGAACCCAACGTTGAACACCGGCGGCGGGGACTGGCGCTCCAGCCGGCCGCCCGGTGTCTCGTCGTCGGGCTCGACGGCCACCTGTCGGAATCCATCTGCCTCGGCGTCCCACAGCCCGGTGAGACAGTAGTGGCGCCACGTCTCACCGGCGGGGGCGAGCGGCACCTCCACCTCCAGCTGGTTCCGCTCGAGGTCCACCGAGACCCGGTCGTCGGCGAGTGGCTCACCGTCGAGTTCAGCGCCCTCGCCCCACGTCACGAGGACGTGGTCGGCCGGCGCGCCCAACTCGCCGAGGCCGTACCCCCAGTCCGTGCGGTGGTCCGGCCCGGGGTCGCCAGCGGTGGTGTCGATGCCGATGGCCACGGCCGCGGCGTCCGACTCGAGCATCGTGTTCAGCGTGACCCGGTAGGCCACCCCGTCCTCGGTCGGGCGGGCGCGGAACTCCAGCAGGTCCGCCGCGTTGTAGCCGTACCGCTCCGGGTCGTTCGGGTAGTAGAGGTCGCCGCTCGGGATGGCGAACAGGCCGCCGAGGCGTTCGCCGTGGTCCGGGGGCCCGTCGACCATCGTCCGGAGGTCGGCGCCGTGGTCGTCGTAGACGTAGTCCTGGTAGAGGTACTCTCCCTCCACGTAGGCCTCGCCCCCGCAGACGAGCAGTGGGTCGGCCTCCCACCCCGGCCCGTTCTCCAGTTGCGGTGGCGTGGGGCGCTCGCCGTACAGAGCCTCGGGGCCGGGGCGTGGCGCGTCCGGCGTCGACCGCTCGCCGTCCGGCCGGCCGTCGCGCTCCGTGGTCATGTGCGCGGCGTGGGGTCGAGGGTGCAAAAACGGTTCACATCCGTCCTGCGGCCGCTCGAGAGGGGCCGGGGATAGCCGGGGAGGGGAGCGTGGCGGAACGGGGCGGTGCGGTACGGTCGGGCTAGCACACCCACTGGCGGAGTGAGCGAAGCGAACGGAGCCAGCGCGCGAGGAGCGACCAACGGGAGTGGCGAGCGTTTTCCCCACGTTTTTGCCCGAGCGCGGCGCTCGCAGAGCGCCGCGCGAAGTGCAGAAAGTGGTGGTTAGTCGGTGAGCGTGATGTACCGCGTCGCGATGACCCGCGGGTCCGCCTCCAGTTTCTCGCGGGCCTCCTCGGGGACCTCCTGGTCGACGTTGTAGACGGTCATCGCCTCGCCGCCGAACGTCTCACGGGCGTTGTACATCCCCGCGATGTTGATGTCGTACTCGCCCATCACGGTACCGATGAGGCCGATGACGCCGGGTTCGTCCGTGTTGCGCGAGACGACCATCCGGCCGCCGGGGATGGCGTCGACGCGGAAGCCGTCGATGCGGACGATGCGGGGGTCCTCGCCGGCGAAGAGGGTGCCACAGACGCTCATCTCGCTGTCGCCGTTGCGCACCGTGACCGTGACGAGGCTCTGGAAGTCCTCGCTGGTCGAGCGCTTCGTCTCGCTCACGTCGATTCCCCGCTCCTCGGCGATCTGCGGGGCGTTGACGGCGTTGACCTGCCACTCCAGCGGCTTGAACACGCCCTTCAGGGCGCTGGCCGTGACGAGGTCGACCTCCTCCTCCGCGATGTCGCCGGCGTAGACGATCTCGATCTCGTTGACGTGGCCGTCGAACAGCTGGACGGCGATGCGGCCGGCCGTCTCCGCGATGTCGATGTACGGCTTGACGCGGGGGAACGCCTTCTGGTCCATCGAGGGGGCGTTCAGCGCGTTGACGACCGGCTCCTCGGCGAACGCCGCCAGTATCTGGTCGGCGATACTGGTCGCGACGTTCTCCTGTGCGGCCTCCGTGCTGGCGCCGAGGTGTGGCGTGACGACGACGTCCTCGACGTCGAGGAGCGGCGAGTCGTCGGGGAGCGGTTCCTCGGCGAACACGTCGAGCGCGGCACCGGCGAGGACGCCGTCCTCGACGGCCGCGGCGAGGGCCGGCTCGTCCACGACGCCACCACGGGCGCAGTTGATGAGGTAGCCGCCCTCGAGCTGAGCGAGCTCCTCCTCGCCGATGAGCCCCTCCGTCTCCGGCGTGAGCGGCGTGTGGACGGTGAGGAAGTCGGCCCGCTCGAGCACCTCGTCGAGGTCGGCGAGTTCGGCACCGAGCTGCTCGGCACGCTCCTCACCGATGTACGGGTCGAACGCGACGAGGTCCATCCCGAGGTTGCCGAGACGCTTGGCCACCTCCTGACCGACGCGGCCGAGGCCGACGATGCCGAGCGTCTTGTTGTTCACCTCGGTGCCGAGGTACTCGCCCTTGGCCCACTCGCCGGCCTTCAGCCGGGCGTGGGCCTGCGGGATGGAGCGGGCGATGGCGAACGTCATCGCGACGGTGTGTTCGGCGGCAGCGCGGACGTTGCCGTCGGGGGCGTTGGCGACAATGACGCCGTGGTCGGTGGCGGCGTCGATGTCGATGTTGTCGACGCCGATGCCGGCCCGGCCGACGATGACCAGTTCGGGGGCGGCCTCGAACAGGTCGCGGTCGACCTGCGTGCCCGAGCGCACGACCAGCGCGCTCGCGTCCGAGACGGCCTCGTGGAGCGCGTCGCCCTCGACTTCGTACGCCGTTTCGACGTCGTGGCCGGCCTCCCGGAGCCGTTCGATGCCGGCGTCCGCGATGGGGTCCGTGACGAGTACCTTCATGTCCAATCGGTCCGGGCCACGGGGGTTAACGCTTCCTTTCTCGGCGGGGCTTGACATCCCGTGAGGGACGTTCACAGGGGTAAACGGGCCGGATTCGAGGTGGCCGGCCCGACGGGCGGACGCGTGCTCAGGGCGCTGGTGGCCCCTCCGGTCCCCAGGCGTCCACGTCGCCGTAGAAGTTCAGCATCGCGAACTTCAGTTTCCCCGGCCGCACGTCGATGAGCTCCGTGCGCTCCTCCTCCGGGAACGTCCCGTTGACGCTGTACTGGCCGAGGTCCGCCGCCTCGCTCGTCGTGTAGCGCTCGTCGACGAGGACGCGCGCCCCGAAGTCCTCGGGCGACCGGACCACCCGGCCGAGCGCCTGCCGGGTCTTGCGGACGGTGGGGATCTCGACGGCGTACTCCCAGCCGGGGTCCTCGTGGCCGTTCCCGCCGTCGCCGAACGCCCCCCGGTACGCGCGCTGGACGGCCTCCATCCGGTCGTCGAGGTGCGGGTACGGCACGCCCACCACGCAGACGGTACGGGCGTCGTCCCCGTCGTAACTCACCCCCTCGGTGAGGGTCCCCCACAGGGAGGTGAACAGCACCGCGTGGTCGTCTTCGACGAACCGCTGGCGGAGTTCCTCGGCACGCACGCCAGGGCGGTCGAGGTAGGGCGTGGCGTCCGTCTCGACCCGGTGGTAGTACCGTTCGGCCTCGGCGTACGACGGGAAGAACGCGAGCGTGTTGCCCGGCGTCATCCGTATGGAGTCGGTCAGCACCTGCGTCACTGTCTCCTGGACGCCGGGGTCGTCGCGGTTCCGGGCGTAGAGCGCCGGCACGTCGACGGCGTAGGTCCGCCGGCGTTCCTTCGGGAACGGGTCGCCGTAGGCCATCGTCACCGGGTCCGGCACCCCGAGGACGTCCTCGACGACGTCGAACGGTCGGAGCGTCGCCGACATCAGCACCGTCGCGTGCAGCTCGCCGAACAGGGGTGCCGTCACCTCGCGCGGGAGACACGCGTACAGTTCCGCGCGCCCGCGGAGGCCGCCCGTCTCGTCGCGCCGGACGCTGACGACGGGGTACTGGCCGGCCTTCTTCCCGTCGCGCATCCACGACTCGACGAACGAGGCGGCCTGGAGGACGCGACACTCCTTCCGGGTCGCCGTCTCGCCGTCCTTGTACGCCTGCTCGTAGCGCTTGTCGAGCGTCGCACCGAGTTCGAGCGCCGTCTCCAGGTCCCGATCGTAGCCGTCGCCCGTGTAGCGCTGGAGGAAGTCGACGGTCAGCGCGTCCCGGCCCTCCTCGCGGTCGACGGTGAGGTCCTCCCAGTCGTCGCCGACGGACTCGCGTTCGAACTCCGTCATCCCGTCCTCGTAGGTGGCGACGAGCGCGTCGCGGAACGCCCGGACGACGTTCTCGGCCGCCTCGGCGCGGTAGTCCTCCACGTCCTCGAGTTCCGAGAGCGCGCCGTCGAGCGTCACCTCCGCGAGCGACTTCGAGGCCTTCTCGCGCGCCGTCTCCTCGACGTTGTGTGCCTCGTCGAACACCGCGATCACGTCCTCGGGGTCCCGACCGAGCCACCGGAAGAACTGCTCGCGGACGAACGGGTCGAGCAGGTGGTGGTAGTTCGCCACCACGAGGTCCACGCCGTCCATCCCCTCTTTCAGCAGTTCGTAGCCGCAGAACCCCTCGCGCTCGGCCCACTCGTACACGTCGTCGGGCGTGCGGACGTCCTCGTAGAGCCACTCGTAGAACGCGTCCGTGTCGCCGACGAGGTTCCGGTAGAACCGGTCACAGACGTTCCGGTCCTCTTGGATGGTCTCCAGCTCCTGCTGGACCGATTCGAGTTCGGACATCACCGCGCCCCGGGCCTCGGCGGCCTCCTCGTTGCCGGACTGCGAGGCGTCGAGCAGTTCGGCCTCCCTCGCTTCGAGCGAGCGGAGGTCCTCCTCCTTCTCGACCACCTCACGGGTCGTGTCCCGGAGCGCCTGACACTCCTCGTAGCCAACGTCGATGTGGCACATCGACGCCTTCCCGCGGAAGACGACGGCCCGGATCGGCTCCGTACGGGTGATGGCCCGCGCGTCGGTGACGAACTGGCGCATCTGCTGGTGGACGTTCGTGACGATGACCACCGTCTTGTCCGCCTCGCGGGCGTAATCGAGCGCGGGGACGAGCGAGGCGAGCGTCTTGCCCGTCCCGCAGGCCCCCTCGAACAGGACGTTGCGCTCCTCGTCCAGCGCCTCGCGGATGCGGCCCATCGCCTCGTGCTGGTGCTCGTACGGCTCCTCGTACGGGAAGAAGCGCAGGTACTCGGGCGTGGTGGACCGCGACACGGCGACGGATTACTCCCGTTCCGATAAAAGGGTTCGCCGGGCAGGGTGGAACTGGAGCCGCGAGGAACCGAGCGCCAGCGAGGTTCCTCGGAGTCGCGAGCGGTGACCGCAGGGAACCGCCTGTCGCACGGGCGAGCGTTGAAGTACGAGGACGGGACCAGACCCTTCGTGACCTGAACCGGGTGCGTGCCGGTCTGGGCGGGAGTTCGGTGTGCCGGCACGTACGAGCGCCACGCACCGCCTGCTCGCCCAGCCTACAGCTCGGGTTCGATGTAGACCCGCTTCACCTGCGGCGCTCGGTCCATCACCGCCTGCTCGATGGCGCTGATGCGGTCGTCGATGCTCTCGGTGTCCATGGCGGAGTCGAAGCTCACGTCGGCGGCCAGCAACGCCTTCTCGGGGCCGAAGTAGACGGTGCTGAACTGGTCGACGTGGACCACGCCGTCGCTGTTCCGGATGAGCTCACGGAGTGGCCGTTCGTCCTCCTTCGGGAGCGACTCGCCCATCAGCAGGCGCTTGTTCTCCCACGCGAGCGCCAGCGCGAACCCCATCAGCATCAGCCCGATGAGGAGCGATCCGACCGCGTCGTACAGCGGGTTCCCGGTGACCCGCGAGAGGTAGACGGCGAACAGCGCGATGCCCGCGCCGGCCATCGCGATGGTGTCCTCGGTGAGCGCCGTCAGCGTCGTCACGTCGCTGGTCTTGCGGAACGCCTCGCGCAACGTCGTCCAGCCGTGCGTCTCCATCTGCCGGCTCATCTCCTGGTACGCCTTGTAGAGGGCGTACGCCTCGAACAGGATGGCACCGATCAGGACGACGTAGTTGACCCAGACGCCGGGGAACTCGAAGCCCAGGAGCGTCGCCGTGTTCGTGCTGACGGGGTGCGGGTCGACGATGGCCTGGTAGCCGTGCTTGGCCGACTCCCAGCCCGCGATGCCGAACAGGAGGACGGCGACGAGGAAGGCGTAGAAGAACTGCGCCTTCCCGTAGCCGAACGGGTGTCGCCGGTCGGCCTCTCGGCCGCTGTAGCGGATGCCGATGAGGAGGAACACCTGGTTCCCCGTGTCGGAGACGGAGTGGTACGTCTCGGAGAGCATGGAGGGACTCCCGGTGATGAGCCAGCCGACGAACTTCAGCACCGCGATGGCGCCGTTGGCGAACAGGGCGGCGAGGACGACGGATCTACTGCCTGCCATCGTCCGTGGGTCCCACGGCCGGCGCAAAGAACTACCGACTAAGTCGACCCGGGGCCGACGCTCGGTATGCTCGTCGTCCTCTCAGACACCCACGGCCGCGACGACCCCCGCCTCGAGGGGCGGACCCGCGAGGCCGTCGACGCGGCCGACATCGTCGTCCACGCCGGCGACTTCTGCACCGAGCCCGTCCTCGACGCGTTCGAAGCCCGCTGTGACCTGCGGGCCGTCCACGGCAACAACGACACGCCCGGCGTCCGCGAGCGGATACCCGCAGAGCGGGTCGTCGAGTGGGCAGGACTCGGGGTCGCCGTCGCGCACGGCCACGACCACACGGACGTGGCACTCACGATGTTCGCCCGGCAGTCGGCAGCAGACCTCGTCGTCGTCGGCCACTCCCACCGCCCCGGTTTCGAGGCCGGTGGGGCGTCGGGTATCCCGCGCCTGAATCCGGGGAGTCACGCCGACCCGCGGCGCTACCGACCGGCACACGCCGAACTCCGGCGGGACGGAGAGGGCTACGCGGGGCGTATCGTCCAGCCGGACGGCACGCTCGTGGAGTCGTTTCGGCTGTGAGTGTCGGGGGGAGAGCCGTCGCCGCGCTGCGGTCGAGCGTGGGGGAGGGCCGGCGTCAGCGGGGAACCAACCTGCCGGGGGCACTCGAGCGTGGGGGCGGACACATCAAGTACCTGACCAACACTCAAACGGCTCTTTTAGTTACCCGCTGAAACCCGATTCGGTCGGTGTCACCGGGTCATCGCGAGGCCCAGCGCCAGCACGAACAGGCCCCCGAGGAAGAACAGGAGGCCCGGCGGGACCGCGGGGGCGAACGGGTCGGAACCGCCGCCCGAGGCGGCCACCGTCTCGGTGACGGTACGGGCCACCTCCGTCGGCATCGCCGTCGGTTCGGCCGTCGGGGCGGCCGTCGCCACCTCGGTCGAGGTCTGGACCGCCGTCGGCGTCCCCGCGGGGGTCGGGGTCGCAGAGGCCGCCGGCGTTGGTTCCGGTGTCGACATGATGCTCACCCCGTCCGTCGAGGTGGCGGTCGACGACGCGCTGGCGGTCGGTTCCGGCGTCACCGTCGTGGTGTCGGCTATCGCCTCCGCCTCCGTGGTCGGCGTCCCCGTCTCGGTACCTGCGGCGGGGCCGCCCGCACCGCTGCCGGCGTCACCACCGTCGGCCGCCCCGGCACCACCCATCGAGGCGAACCGGGGGAGCACCCCCTCGCCGAACGCCTCCTGGACGAGGAGGGCGCCGAACGCCAGCGCGCCGACCCCGCCGACGAACCGCGAGAGCGCCGCACGCAGGCCCGAGGACTGTTCCTCACGTCCGGCGAAGATGACGAGGGGCTGGTCGGCAGGTGCGTAGAGGTCCATCTCGCGGCCCTTCTCCGAGTAGGCGGTGCCGACCACCTCGACGGCGCCGGCCTCCTCGAGTCGCTCGAGGTGGTACTGGACGTTCTGGAGGCTCGTGTCGACGCCGTCTGCGACGCGGGAGGGCGGGGCGGGGTCCTCGTGGAGGCGTGCGAGGATGCGGCGGGCCGTCTCCGAGGAGAGCGCCGAGAGCAACGCGTCGGCGTCGTCGCTGTCGACACCGACGACGCGCGGGCCGGCGTCCGTCGAGACGTCCGGTTCGGAGGGCAACAGTCCCATCTATCGGGAATAATTACCCGACCGGTATCAGTTTTGTCACGTGGCGTGAGCCGCTCACGTATCGACGGACCGGCCCGAAACCCCTTTGCGCCCGAGGCGCCAGGTGCAGACCAACAGATGCTCCCGCAAGTCGACCCCGTCCTCGTCGGGATCGTCGCGATCCTGCTGCTCATCGTCTTCTTCGTCTTCCTCTTCATCCGCCGGACCGTCACCGGGTTCACCGAGGGGATGCGCGAGGGACGCCAGCGGTAGTCGCACGCTCAGAGCGACCGCGCACCAGCCTCGCCGACCGTCGCCGCCCAGACCGGGAGTGCCGGTAGGACCGTCAGCACCGGTCCCGAATCGAACGTCCGGAACAGCGACGCCGCCTCCTCGACCGTCCGTTCTGAGAAGGCTGCCGACCGGAGGTCAGCCCGCGTGAGTCGCGGTCGGTAGGGTACGTCGTCGACGTACAGGTCCACGAGGTCACGCGCGCGAGCGACAGCCTCGTCGAAGGCGCTCGA includes the following:
- the thrC gene encoding threonine synthase, producing the protein MADLSLPANPEAPDVADDGVWLTCIECGHDHAPFDEIIYTCTECGGLLEARYDSYPTFDQFEGRTSVWRYSAALPFEEGVTLPEGGTPLHRVPRLEEEVGVRNLRIKHEGMNPTGSFKDRGMTVGVRVAQELGVDRLACASTGNTSAALAAYGGRAGLETLVLLPAGKVAAGKIAQAALHGARILEVDGNFDACLDRVQDLADRGEAYLLNSLNPFRLEGQKTIGLEILEEFRDDEGRFPDRIVLPVGNAGNTAALYKCFRELVAGGDLAPGDVPKLTGVQAEGAAPMVEAIREGREETRRWEEVETIATAIRIGNPVNAPKALPGIRETGGTAVAVSDDEITDAQRSLAAEGVGVEPASAASVAGLRKLRESGEVDAGEDVVCLTTGHLLKDPDAAAAAGSDPQPVPNDTDAILRHLAGQSVGGGLLGKVRSLF
- a CDS encoding prolyl oligopeptidase family serine peptidase, producing MTTERDGRPDGERSTPDAPRPGPEALYGERPTPPQLENGPGWEADPLLVCGGEAYVEGEYLYQDYVYDDHGADLRTMVDGPPDHGERLGGLFAIPSGDLYYPNDPERYGYNAADLLEFRARPTEDGVAYRVTLNTMLESDAAAVAIGIDTTAGDPGPDHRTDWGYGLGELGAPADHVLVTWGEGAELDGEPLADDRVSVDLERNQLEVEVPLAPAGETWRHYCLTGLWDAEADGFRQVAVEPDDETPGGRLERQSPPPVFNVGFRFEEPFGAPLHDALDLGRELLDVVRSGGPRDLGYGAWREHRQARALTNRNVSELHADVDFAVLESDETDRSGVPRTGYLNCLYPSRYEFGEGRDPDENFLGGRIQPYALYVPSAYDPNAEADLPMVLLCHSLGCSYNQYGIYTPNYVTQLGEEYGAAVLVPQTRGPVGWFQREAELDVFEAWRDVERRYPIDRSRVTLSGYSMGGYGTLVLAAKYPDLFGRGFAVVGPPTEDPVEGPTNNLLRAPGLVTRRLFGGGDRGELLGIFSEEPENALRITENLRHVPMLLWNGIVDPLVPLLAPTNYAERLRSHGYRHQLELFTGTHLLLVLRDNWSRGGRYLSKGRVPESPARVTYRRVLDHDHPDLNLRHDGAYWVRDIEVREGRDSGLVDATCYARGYAEPERKSYTSTGATPLPHTKRGIRWEVPDEDAHHPPANALGVRLSGVDRATLWVERPGVDPTEPLYLRAETDGDATLVLKGSFGEREVAVADGETAVVDLEQRAETAE
- the serA gene encoding phosphoglycerate dehydrogenase yields the protein MKVLVTDPIADAGIERLREAGHDVETAYEVEGDALHEAVSDASALVVRSGTQVDRDLFEAAPELVIVGRAGIGVDNIDIDAATDHGVIVANAPDGNVRAAAEHTVAMTFAIARSIPQAHARLKAGEWAKGEYLGTEVNNKTLGIVGLGRVGQEVAKRLGNLGMDLVAFDPYIGEERAEQLGAELADLDEVLERADFLTVHTPLTPETEGLIGEEELAQLEGGYLINCARGGVVDEPALAAAVEDGVLAGAALDVFAEEPLPDDSPLLDVEDVVVTPHLGASTEAAQENVATSIADQILAAFAEEPVVNALNAPSMDQKAFPRVKPYIDIAETAGRIAVQLFDGHVNEIEIVYAGDIAEEEVDLVTASALKGVFKPLEWQVNAVNAPQIAEERGIDVSETKRSTSEDFQSLVTVTVRNGDSEMSVCGTLFAGEDPRIVRIDGFRVDAIPGGRMVVSRNTDEPGVIGLIGTVMGEYDINIAGMYNARETFGGEAMTVYNVDQEVPEEAREKLEADPRVIATRYITLTD
- a CDS encoding ATP-dependent DNA helicase, encoding MSRSTTPEYLRFFPYEEPYEHQHEAMGRIREALDEERNVLFEGACGTGKTLASLVPALDYAREADKTVVIVTNVHQQMRQFVTDARAITRTEPIRAVVFRGKASMCHIDVGYEECQALRDTTREVVEKEEDLRSLEAREAELLDASQSGNEEAAEARGAVMSELESVQQELETIQEDRNVCDRFYRNLVGDTDAFYEWLYEDVRTPDDVYEWAEREGFCGYELLKEGMDGVDLVVANYHHLLDPFVREQFFRWLGRDPEDVIAVFDEAHNVEETAREKASKSLAEVTLDGALSELEDVEDYRAEAAENVVRAFRDALVATYEDGMTEFERESVGDDWEDLTVDREEGRDALTVDFLQRYTGDGYDRDLETALELGATLDKRYEQAYKDGETATRKECRVLQAASFVESWMRDGKKAGQYPVVSVRRDETGGLRGRAELYACLPREVTAPLFGELHATVLMSATLRPFDVVEDVLGVPDPVTMAYGDPFPKERRRTYAVDVPALYARNRDDPGVQETVTQVLTDSIRMTPGNTLAFFPSYAEAERYYHRVETDATPYLDRPGVRAEELRQRFVEDDHAVLFTSLWGTLTEGVSYDGDDARTVCVVGVPYPHLDDRMEAVQRAYRGAFGDGGNGHEDPGWEYAVEIPTVRKTRQALGRVVRSPEDFGARVLVDERYTTSEAADLGQYSVNGTFPEEERTELIDVRPGKLKFAMLNFYGDVDAWGPEGPPAP
- a CDS encoding cation diffusion facilitator family transporter, with the protein product MAGSRSVVLAALFANGAIAVLKFVGWLITGSPSMLSETYHSVSDTGNQVFLLIGIRYSGREADRRHPFGYGKAQFFYAFLVAVLLFGIAGWESAKHGYQAIVDPHPVSTNTATLLGFEFPGVWVNYVVLIGAILFEAYALYKAYQEMSRQMETHGWTTLREAFRKTSDVTTLTALTEDTIAMAGAGIALFAVYLSRVTGNPLYDAVGSLLIGLMLMGFALALAWENKRLLMGESLPKEDERPLRELIRNSDGVVHVDQFSTVYFGPEKALLAADVSFDSAMDTESIDDRISAIEQAVMDRAPQVKRVYIEPEL
- a CDS encoding metallophosphoesterase; the protein is MLVVLSDTHGRDDPRLEGRTREAVDAADIVVHAGDFCTEPVLDAFEARCDLRAVHGNNDTPGVRERIPAERVVEWAGLGVAVAHGHDHTDVALTMFARQSAADLVVVGHSHRPGFEAGGASGIPRLNPGSHADPRRYRPAHAELRRDGEGYAGRIVQPDGTLVESFRL
- a CDS encoding ArsR/SmtB family transcription factor; amino-acid sequence: MGLLPSEPDVSTDAGPRVVGVDSDDADALLSALSSETARRILARLHEDPAPPSRVADGVDTSLQNVQYHLERLEEAGAVEVVGTAYSEKGREMDLYAPADQPLVIFAGREEQSSGLRAALSRFVGGVGALAFGALLVQEAFGEGVLPRFASMGGAGAADGGDAGSGAGGPAAGTETGTPTTEAEAIADTTTVTPEPTASASSTATSTDGVSIMSTPEPTPAASATPTPAGTPTAVQTSTEVATAAPTAEPTAMPTEVARTVTETVAASGGGSDPFAPAVPPGLLFFLGGLFVLALGLAMTR
- a CDS encoding DUF7859 family protein, with the protein product MLPQVDPVLVGIVAILLLIVFFVFLFIRRTVTGFTEGMREGRQR